One window from the genome of Rhodopseudomonas sp. P2A-2r encodes:
- a CDS encoding PAS domain-containing sensor histidine kinase, translating into MKPTDSPQIPESTDARWLRAVVETAVDGVILIDAAGKVLKFNPACVKLFGYSADEVIGQNVKMLMPGHYRQEHDRYLDNYNSTHERKIIGIGREVTGQRKGGTTFPMDLSVGEAKEEDGSIFVGIIHDLTERERTERALRESAARLRAVVDTAVDGVILIDARGRILMFNPACERLFQYRAEEVIHENVKVLMPTPYRAEHDGYLKHFRDTGERRIIGIGREVMGRRKDGSTFPMDLSVGEAKQDGEAIFVGIIHDLTERKRTEEQLVQAQKMEIVGQLSGGIAHDFNNLLTVIVGNAEFLSEQLRARQDLRQLSDDIGRAGDRGAELTQQLLAFSRRQILRPVAIECNKLLDGMHKLLRRTVREDIEIKTMFEPELALAFADPAQLESAVLNLAVNAQDAMVKGGRLTISTANASLDDHYQRLHPEVAPGDYVLVAITDDGEGMAKEVIDRVFEPFFTTKEVGKGSGLGLSMVYGFVKQSSGHVSIYSEPGLGTTVRIYLPQAAMKAPRSPELIQLEETVLPSGTETVLVVEDDPFVRSYAVMRLQNLGYAVVAAVNGADALEKLRADSSIDVLFTDIVMPGGINGWELAERAQQVRPGLPVLLTSGYALETLARHGQHREGSVVLVKPYRKAELAQRLREVIGQAPALQPPSPQTG; encoded by the coding sequence ATGAAGCCGACGGATAGTCCGCAAATCCCGGAAAGCACCGACGCGCGATGGCTGCGCGCCGTCGTCGAGACAGCGGTCGATGGCGTCATCCTGATCGATGCCGCCGGCAAGGTGCTGAAATTCAATCCGGCCTGCGTCAAGCTGTTCGGATACAGTGCCGACGAGGTGATCGGGCAGAACGTCAAGATGCTGATGCCCGGGCATTACCGGCAGGAGCACGACCGCTACCTCGACAACTACAATAGCACCCACGAACGCAAGATCATCGGCATCGGCCGTGAGGTGACGGGTCAGCGCAAGGGCGGAACGACCTTTCCCATGGACCTGTCGGTCGGCGAGGCCAAGGAGGAAGACGGCTCGATCTTCGTCGGTATCATCCATGACCTTACCGAGCGCGAGCGTACGGAGCGGGCGCTGCGCGAAAGTGCCGCGCGGCTGCGCGCGGTGGTCGATACAGCGGTCGATGGCGTCATCCTGATCGATGCCCGTGGCCGCATCCTGATGTTCAATCCCGCCTGCGAACGGCTGTTCCAGTATCGCGCGGAGGAGGTCATCCACGAGAACGTCAAGGTGCTGATGCCGACGCCCTATCGCGCCGAGCACGACGGCTATCTCAAGCACTTTCGCGACACTGGCGAGCGCCGGATCATCGGCATCGGCCGCGAGGTGATGGGCCGTCGCAAGGACGGCTCCACGTTTCCGATGGACCTGTCGGTCGGCGAGGCCAAGCAGGACGGCGAAGCGATCTTTGTCGGCATCATCCACGATCTCACCGAACGCAAGCGCACCGAGGAGCAACTGGTGCAGGCGCAGAAGATGGAGATCGTCGGCCAGCTCTCCGGCGGCATCGCCCACGACTTCAACAATCTGCTGACGGTGATCGTCGGCAACGCCGAATTCCTCAGCGAGCAGTTGAGGGCACGGCAGGATCTGCGGCAGCTCTCCGATGACATCGGCAGGGCCGGCGACCGCGGCGCCGAGCTGACCCAGCAACTGCTGGCGTTCAGCCGCCGGCAAATCCTTCGCCCGGTAGCGATCGAGTGCAACAAGCTGCTCGACGGCATGCACAAGCTGCTGCGTCGCACGGTGCGCGAGGACATCGAGATCAAGACCATGTTCGAACCGGAACTGGCGCTGGCCTTTGCGGATCCTGCACAGCTCGAATCCGCGGTGCTCAATCTCGCCGTCAATGCGCAGGACGCGATGGTCAAGGGCGGTCGTCTCACCATCTCCACCGCCAATGCATCGCTCGACGATCACTACCAGCGCCTGCATCCCGAAGTGGCTCCCGGCGACTATGTGCTGGTGGCCATCACCGACGATGGCGAAGGCATGGCGAAGGAAGTGATCGACCGGGTGTTCGAGCCGTTCTTCACCACCAAGGAAGTCGGCAAGGGCAGCGGGCTCGGGCTCAGCATGGTCTACGGCTTCGTCAAGCAGTCGAGCGGTCACGTCTCGATCTACAGCGAGCCCGGCCTCGGCACCACCGTGCGGATCTATCTGCCGCAGGCCGCGATGAAAGCGCCGCGCTCGCCGGAGCTGATTCAGCTGGAGGAAACCGTGCTCCCCAGCGGCACCGAGACCGTCCTGGTGGTCGAGGACGATCCGTTCGTGCGCTCCTACGCGGTGATGCGCCTGCAAAACCTCGGCTACGCCGTGGTCGCAGCCGTCAATGGCGCCGACGCGCTGGAGAAGCTGAGGGCGGATAGCTCGATCGACGTGCTGTTCACCGACATCGTGATGCCGGGCGGCATCAATGGCTGGGAGCTAGCGGAGCGCGCCCAGCAGGTACGGCCGGGATTGCCGGTGCTGCTGACATCCGGCTATGCGCTGGAAACCCTAGCAAGGCACGGCCAGCACCGGGAAGGCTCTGTCGTCCTCGTCAAGCCCTATCGCAAGGCCGAACTTGCGCAGCGGCTTCGCGAAGTCATCGGTCAGGCGCCAGCGCTGCAACCGCCGTCGCCGCAGACAGGCTAA
- a CDS encoding response regulator has translation MLQVLVVDDDLLVRSAIRAWLNHRGFNVVVADGGESGLRELERTHFDVMIVDIFMPHMRGFESIRVFHERAPQIPLIAISGYVFAEQRAPAPDFLRMALGLGASRCLRKPFTPATLMAVIDACLRESESYPHEADG, from the coding sequence GTGCTCCAAGTCCTCGTCGTCGATGACGATCTTCTGGTCCGATCAGCGATTCGCGCCTGGCTCAATCATCGCGGCTTCAACGTCGTCGTCGCCGATGGCGGAGAAAGCGGCTTGCGGGAACTTGAGCGCACACATTTCGATGTCATGATCGTCGACATTTTCATGCCGCACATGCGCGGCTTCGAGTCCATCAGGGTGTTCCACGAACGTGCCCCGCAGATACCTTTGATTGCCATCTCTGGCTACGTGTTCGCCGAGCAGCGTGCGCCTGCGCCTGATTTCCTGCGCATGGCGCTGGGTCTCGGTGCGTCGCGATGCCTGCGCAAGCCGTTCACGCCGGCCACCCTGATGGCTGTGATCGATGCCTGTCTGCGCGAAAGCGAAAGTTATCCGCATGAAGCCGACGGATAG
- a CDS encoding sulfate transporter family protein, which translates to MLDAAAKALSQILSPPMRAILWKSIGLALVLIVVLAIGLQRLLSWFAVSGEVWAETALGPGSHGALNVLAWILSIAAGLGVVLGAVFLMPAITSLVASVFVDDVADIVEREHYPAERVGTALPFGLAITEGVKTALLTILVYLVALPFVFLAGLGFIAFFIATAWLLGREYFELAAMRFRSPAEAKLMRKQYAGTIFTAGLVIAAFVSIPIVNLATPLFGMAFMVHMHKRLSGPRPELIEPARPGRMPMA; encoded by the coding sequence ATGCTCGATGCCGCCGCGAAGGCACTTTCGCAGATCCTGTCGCCGCCGATGCGCGCCATCCTGTGGAAGTCGATCGGGCTGGCGCTGGTGCTGATCGTGGTGCTCGCGATCGGACTGCAGCGCCTGCTGAGCTGGTTCGCAGTGTCCGGCGAAGTCTGGGCCGAGACGGCGTTGGGACCGGGCTCCCACGGCGCACTCAACGTGCTGGCGTGGATCCTGTCGATCGCCGCCGGCCTCGGCGTGGTGCTGGGCGCGGTTTTCCTGATGCCCGCAATCACGTCGCTGGTGGCCAGCGTGTTCGTCGACGACGTCGCCGACATCGTCGAGCGCGAGCACTATCCGGCCGAGCGCGTCGGCACTGCGCTGCCGTTCGGCCTCGCCATCACCGAGGGCGTCAAGACGGCCCTGCTGACCATCCTGGTCTATCTGGTCGCGCTGCCCTTCGTGTTCCTCGCGGGCCTCGGCTTCATCGCCTTCTTCATCGCCACGGCCTGGCTGCTGGGGCGCGAATATTTCGAGCTTGCCGCCATGCGGTTCCGCTCGCCGGCCGAGGCCAAGCTGATGCGCAAGCAATATGCCGGCACGATCTTCACCGCCGGCCTGGTGATCGCCGCCTTCGTTTCGATCCCCATCGTCAACCTCGCCACGCCCTTGTTCGGCATGGCCTTCATGGTGCACATGCACAAGCGACTGAGCGGCCCACGCCCCGAGCTGATCGAGCCCGCGCGGCCGGGCAGAATGCCGATGGCCTGA
- a CDS encoding winged helix-turn-helix domain-containing protein, with product MARSPAQPLMLTKAQGRNVWLRAQRLDTSAPFGDGPRATAAAIDHLGYVQIDTINVIERCHHHILFTRIPAYRRADLQQAQSVDKSVFEYWTHALAYVPSKDLRFFLPAMKRHKREGHKWFGTVTPADLRKVLTLIRTDGALTIRDIDDDVLVDKQHAWGSRKPSKRALQLAFYTGVLTVSARDGMLKTYELMERHFGWDRLPKPASPSDRLGYLLDRALRAQGLVSLDSICHLAAGSKPAIRKVIETRVRRGELVPVALEGAGKVEHWGQPEVLESSGDASELVHILSPFDPLIIQRKRTHLFFDYEHRFEAYLPKEKRLFGYFALPVLVGDRIVAAIDLKTDRKQQKLLMQKWSWVGGRAPKGMKARIEDELHRFERFQLAE from the coding sequence ATGGCGCGCAGCCCCGCCCAACCTTTGATGTTGACCAAGGCGCAGGGGCGAAACGTCTGGCTGCGCGCGCAGCGGCTCGACACATCCGCGCCGTTCGGCGACGGGCCGCGGGCCACGGCGGCGGCGATCGACCATCTCGGCTATGTGCAGATCGACACCATCAACGTCATCGAGCGCTGCCACCACCACATCCTGTTCACCCGCATCCCGGCCTATCGGCGCGCCGACCTGCAGCAGGCCCAGAGCGTCGACAAGAGCGTGTTCGAATACTGGACCCACGCGCTGGCCTACGTGCCGTCGAAGGACCTGCGCTTCTTCCTGCCCGCCATGAAGCGGCACAAGCGCGAGGGTCACAAGTGGTTCGGCACCGTGACGCCGGCGGATCTGCGAAAAGTGCTGACGCTGATCCGCACGGACGGCGCGCTGACCATTCGCGACATCGACGACGACGTGCTGGTGGACAAGCAGCATGCGTGGGGCAGCCGCAAGCCGTCGAAGCGCGCGCTGCAACTGGCATTCTACACCGGCGTGCTGACCGTCAGCGCACGCGACGGCATGCTCAAGACCTATGAGCTGATGGAGCGCCATTTCGGCTGGGACAGGCTGCCGAAGCCAGCCTCGCCATCGGACAGACTGGGCTATCTGCTCGACCGCGCGCTGCGCGCGCAGGGTCTCGTCAGCCTCGATTCGATCTGCCATCTCGCCGCCGGCAGCAAGCCGGCGATCCGCAAGGTGATCGAGACGCGCGTCCGGCGCGGCGAGTTGGTGCCGGTGGCGCTGGAAGGCGCCGGCAAGGTCGAGCACTGGGGCCAGCCGGAGGTGCTGGAGAGTTCCGGCGACGCTTCAGAACTGGTGCACATCCTGTCGCCCTTCGATCCGCTGATCATCCAGCGCAAGCGCACGCATCTGTTCTTCGATTACGAACATCGCTTCGAAGCCTATTTGCCCAAGGAGAAGCGGCTGTTCGGCTACTTCGCCTTGCCGGTGCTGGTCGGCGACCGCATCGTCGCCGCCATCGATCTCAAGACCGATCGCAAGCAGCAGAAGCTGCTGATGCAGAAATGGAGCTGGGTCGGCGGCCGCGCGCCGAAGGGCATGAAGGCGCGCATCGAGGACGAGCTGCACCGGTTCGAGCGGTTTCAGCTGGCGGAGTGA
- the nth gene encoding endonuclease III, which translates to MAKITRKLPARKIGTAAKSVGATPKAKVGKAAPKPKKLKPNSLKPWSPAEVREAFVRFRRVNPEPKGELEHVNPFTLLVAVVLSAQATDAGVNKATRALFAIADTPQKMVELGEETVREHIKTIGLYRNKARNVIALSEKLIAEFGGVVPRTRAELESLPGAGRKTANVVLNMAFGEHTMAVDTHVFRVGNRTGMAPGKNVLEVELELERAIPEEFMMHAHHWLILHGRYTCLARRPLCEKCVINDLCRWPEKTV; encoded by the coding sequence ATGGCGAAAATCACCCGCAAGCTGCCGGCCAGGAAAATCGGAACCGCCGCAAAATCCGTCGGCGCCACGCCGAAGGCCAAAGTCGGCAAGGCTGCGCCGAAGCCGAAAAAGCTGAAACCCAATTCTTTAAAGCCTTGGAGCCCTGCCGAGGTCCGTGAGGCCTTCGTGCGCTTCCGCCGGGTGAATCCGGAGCCGAAGGGCGAGCTGGAGCACGTCAATCCGTTCACGCTGCTGGTGGCGGTGGTGCTGTCGGCCCAGGCCACCGACGCCGGCGTCAACAAGGCGACCCGCGCCCTGTTCGCCATTGCCGACACGCCGCAGAAGATGGTCGAACTCGGCGAGGAGACAGTGCGCGAGCACATCAAGACCATTGGTCTCTACCGCAACAAGGCCAGGAACGTCATCGCGCTGTCGGAGAAACTGATCGCCGAATTCGGCGGCGTGGTGCCGCGCACCCGCGCCGAGCTGGAATCGCTGCCCGGTGCCGGCCGCAAGACCGCCAATGTGGTGCTCAACATGGCGTTCGGCGAACACACCATGGCGGTGGACACCCACGTGTTCCGCGTCGGCAACCGCACCGGCATGGCACCGGGCAAGAACGTGCTCGAGGTCGAGCTCGAGCTGGAGCGTGCGATCCCGGAGGAGTTCATGATGCACGCGCATCACTGGCTGATCCTGCACGGGCGCTACACCTGCCTGGCGCGGCGGCCATTGTGCGAGAAGTGCGTGATCAACGATCTCTGCAGGTGGCCGGAGAAGACGGTGTAG
- a CDS encoding DUF2244 domain-containing protein, whose translation MTPGNDFDEAAEPKLFTALLTPHRSLSRTGFLALMLFVGGVSFIAGIVFLMMGAWPVFGFFGLDVLAIWWAFRVSYRRAGDTEEITVTPTELRVRRVSHRGQVVEWVLNPLWVQLDHVTHEEFGIEQLFLVSRGRRVSIARFLGPDEKASFVKAFRAALQAAKRGPTYNPLT comes from the coding sequence ATGACACCCGGCAACGATTTTGACGAAGCGGCAGAGCCAAAGCTGTTCACGGCGCTGCTGACCCCACACCGCTCGCTCAGCCGCACCGGCTTTCTGGCGCTGATGCTGTTCGTCGGTGGCGTCTCGTTCATCGCCGGCATCGTCTTCCTGATGATGGGCGCCTGGCCGGTGTTCGGCTTTTTCGGCCTCGACGTGCTGGCGATCTGGTGGGCGTTCCGGGTCAGCTACCGCCGCGCCGGGGACACCGAGGAGATCACCGTCACGCCGACCGAGCTGCGGGTGCGCCGGGTCAGCCATCGCGGCCAGGTGGTCGAATGGGTGCTCAATCCGCTGTGGGTCCAGCTCGACCATGTCACCCACGAAGAATTCGGCATCGAGCAGCTGTTCCTGGTCTCGCGCGGCCGGCGGGTGTCCATCGCCAGGTTCCTCGGACCGGACGAAAAAGCCAGCTTCGTCAAAGCCTTCAGAGCCGCGCTGCAGGCCGCCAAACGGGGCCCGACCTATAATCCGCTGACATGA
- a CDS encoding bifunctional helix-turn-helix domain-containing protein/methylated-DNA--[protein]-cysteine S-methyltransferase, translating to MMNLAKNLAMSDHRLTRPGAQDAALRDYDCVRRAIAFISARWRSQPEIEAIADAAGLTPDELHHLFRRWAGLTPKAFMQALTLDHAKGLLRDSASVLDAALDSGLSGPGRLHDLFVTHEAMSPGEWKTGGAGMELRYGFHPCPFGSAIVISSDRGLAGLAFSDPGEEQPAFADMAARWPRATFIADNAGTAAMARRIFDARLWNPEQPLRVLLIGTDFEVRVWETLLKIPMGRAVCYSDIASKIDSPKASRAVGAAVGKNPISFVVPCHRALGKSGALTGYHWGITRKQAMIGWEAGQVGAN from the coding sequence ATGATGAACCTCGCCAAAAACCTAGCGATGAGTGACCATCGCCTCACCCGGCCCGGCGCCCAGGATGCCGCCTTGCGCGACTATGATTGCGTGCGCCGCGCCATCGCCTTCATCTCGGCGCGCTGGCGCAGCCAGCCGGAGATCGAGGCCATCGCCGACGCCGCCGGACTCACGCCCGATGAGCTGCATCACCTGTTCCGGCGCTGGGCCGGGCTCACGCCGAAGGCCTTCATGCAGGCGCTGACGCTGGACCATGCCAAGGGCCTGCTGCGCGATTCCGCCAGCGTGCTCGACGCGGCGCTGGACTCAGGCCTGTCCGGCCCCGGCCGGCTGCACGACCTGTTCGTCACCCATGAGGCCATGTCGCCCGGCGAATGGAAAACCGGCGGCGCCGGCATGGAGCTGCGCTATGGCTTCCATCCCTGTCCGTTCGGCTCGGCCATCGTGATCTCCAGCGATCGCGGGCTTGCCGGACTGGCATTTTCCGATCCCGGCGAGGAGCAGCCGGCCTTCGCCGACATGGCCGCGCGCTGGCCGCGCGCGACATTCATTGCGGACAATGCAGGCACCGCCGCCATGGCGCGGCGCATCTTCGACGCCAGGCTGTGGAATCCGGAGCAGCCGCTGCGCGTGCTGCTGATCGGCACCGATTTCGAGGTCCGGGTCTGGGAGACGCTGCTGAAGATCCCGATGGGCCGCGCGGTCTGCTACTCGGACATCGCCAGCAAGATCGACAGCCCGAAGGCCTCGCGTGCCGTGGGTGCGGCGGTCGGCAAGAACCCGATCTCCTTCGTGGTGCCGTGCCATCGCGCGCTCGGCAAGTCCGGCGCGCTGACCGGCTATCACTGGGGCATCACCCGCAAGCAGGCGATGATCGGCTGGGAAGCGGGTCAGGTGGGGGCGAATTGA
- a CDS encoding 2,3-bisphosphoglycerate-dependent phosphoglycerate mutase: MTDRLLVLVRHGQSDWNLKNLFTGWKDPDLTEKGVAEAKEAGQKLKAQGLVFDIAFTSALTRAQHTLDLALTEMGQTGLPITRHQALNERDYGDLSGLNKDDARKKWGEEQVLIWRRSYDVPPPGGESLKDTLARTLPYYVQEILPCVLRGQRTLVAAHGNSLRALIMVLEKLSPEGILARELATGVPIIYRLNADSTVASKLDLAG; encoded by the coding sequence ATGACCGACCGCCTTCTCGTGCTCGTGCGTCACGGCCAGAGCGACTGGAATCTGAAAAATCTCTTCACCGGCTGGAAGGACCCCGACCTCACCGAGAAGGGCGTGGCCGAGGCGAAGGAAGCCGGGCAGAAGCTGAAGGCGCAGGGGCTGGTGTTCGACATCGCCTTTACTTCGGCGCTGACCCGGGCCCAGCACACGCTGGATCTGGCGCTGACGGAGATGGGCCAGACCGGCCTGCCGATCACCCGGCATCAGGCGCTGAACGAACGCGACTACGGCGATCTGTCCGGCCTCAACAAGGACGACGCCCGCAAGAAGTGGGGCGAGGAGCAGGTGCTGATCTGGCGCCGGTCCTACGACGTGCCGCCGCCCGGCGGCGAAAGCCTCAAGGACACCTTGGCCCGCACGTTGCCGTATTACGTGCAGGAGATCCTGCCCTGCGTGCTGCGCGGCCAGCGCACGCTGGTCGCCGCCCACGGCAACTCGCTGCGCGCGCTGATCATGGTGCTGGAGAAGCTGTCGCCGGAAGGCATCCTGGCCCGCGAACTGGCCACCGGCGTGCCGATCATCTACCGGCTCAATGCGGATTCCACGGTGGCGTCGAAGCTCGATCTGGCGGGGTAG
- the dapB gene encoding 4-hydroxy-tetrahydrodipicolinate reductase encodes MSPMRLIVAGAGGRMGRALIRAISDTEGAVVVGALEAPTSELLGKDAGVLAGLPASGVKLSADLWTMSKDADGILDFTVPAATIANVAIAAERGIVHVIGTTGLSASDNAVIKSVTSQAIVVQSFNMSLGVNLLAALVKRVAQSLGEGFDIEIVEMHHRAKIDAPSGTALMLGEAAAQGRGIVLADHSARGRDGITGARTAGDIGFASLRGGTVSGDHSVIFAGPYERIELTHKSEDRMLFAHGALKAALWAHGKKPGLYSMADVLGLGDI; translated from the coding sequence ATGTCCCCAATGCGATTGATCGTTGCTGGCGCCGGCGGCCGCATGGGCCGGGCATTGATCCGCGCCATTTCGGACACCGAAGGCGCCGTGGTGGTCGGAGCGCTGGAAGCGCCGACCTCGGAACTGCTCGGCAAGGATGCCGGCGTGCTGGCCGGACTGCCGGCCAGCGGCGTCAAGCTGTCGGCCGATCTGTGGACCATGTCGAAGGATGCCGACGGCATCCTCGACTTCACCGTTCCCGCCGCCACCATCGCCAATGTGGCGATCGCCGCCGAGCGCGGCATCGTCCATGTGATCGGCACCACCGGGCTGTCGGCCTCCGACAATGCGGTCATCAAGAGCGTCACCTCGCAGGCCATCGTGGTGCAGTCGTTCAACATGAGCCTCGGCGTCAACCTGCTGGCGGCGCTGGTCAAGCGCGTGGCGCAGTCGCTTGGCGAGGGCTTCGACATCGAGATCGTCGAGATGCATCACCGCGCCAAGATCGACGCGCCGTCGGGCACCGCTTTGATGCTCGGCGAAGCCGCAGCGCAAGGCCGCGGCATCGTGCTGGCGGATCATTCGGCGCGCGGCCGCGACGGCATTACCGGCGCCCGCACTGCCGGCGACATAGGCTTCGCCAGCCTGCGAGGCGGCACCGTGTCGGGCGATCACAGCGTGATCTTCGCCGGGCCCTATGAGCGCATCGAGCTGACGCACAAGTCCGAGGACCGCATGCTGTTCGCCCACGGCGCGCTGAAGGCGGCGCTATGGGCGCATGGCAAGAAGCCCGGACTGTATTCGATGGCCGACGTGCTCGGCCTGGGTGACATCTAA
- a CDS encoding DUF1330 domain-containing protein: MAKGYWVARIDVHNMDGYKDYIAQNGAVFAAFGAKFLVRGGQHETREGSSRSRNVVLEFKDYATALACYNSPEYQRLVAMRAPHSEGDLVIIEGYDGPQP, translated from the coding sequence CAAGGGTTACTGGGTCGCACGCATCGATGTGCACAACATGGACGGCTACAAGGACTACATCGCGCAGAACGGCGCGGTATTCGCGGCATTCGGCGCCAAATTCCTGGTGCGCGGCGGGCAGCACGAGACGCGGGAGGGCAGTTCCCGCTCGCGCAACGTGGTGCTGGAATTCAAGGACTACGCCACCGCGCTGGCCTGCTACAATTCGCCGGAATACCAGCGTCTGGTGGCGATGCGCGCGCCGCATTCCGAAGGCGATCTGGTGATCATCGAAGGCTATGACGGTCCGCAACCTTAA